In the Streptomyces sp. cg36 genome, one interval contains:
- a CDS encoding response regulator — MTDDEPLVRFGLRALLDATEGIEVVAEAGDGVEAVALACELVPDLVLMDLRMPRLDGIGATRRLLALPNPPAVLVLTTFDAHDGVVEALQAGASGYLLKDAPPEQVASAIRVVAAGGTVLAQASAARLAHEARAGGALAPGRIPAEQRDRLDNLNGTLRDVLCHLGEGLSNAQIAQRMYMTEGTVKAYVSRLLAALKLNNRTQAAILAHHAGLLSGGSDAGASDPDRPGPGRVLA; from the coding sequence GTGACGGATGACGAACCGCTGGTGCGGTTCGGGCTGCGGGCGCTGCTGGATGCCACGGAAGGTATCGAGGTGGTCGCCGAGGCCGGTGACGGCGTGGAGGCGGTGGCCCTGGCGTGCGAGCTGGTCCCGGACCTCGTGCTCATGGATCTGCGGATGCCGCGCCTGGACGGCATCGGGGCCACCCGGCGCCTGCTGGCTCTGCCGAACCCGCCAGCGGTGCTGGTCCTGACGACGTTCGATGCGCACGACGGTGTGGTCGAGGCGCTCCAGGCCGGTGCGAGTGGCTACCTGCTCAAGGACGCGCCCCCGGAGCAGGTGGCCAGTGCCATCCGTGTGGTCGCGGCCGGCGGCACCGTGCTGGCGCAGGCGTCCGCTGCCCGCCTGGCGCACGAGGCACGGGCGGGAGGCGCGCTTGCGCCGGGCCGGATACCGGCCGAGCAGCGCGATCGCCTGGACAACCTGAACGGAACGCTGCGCGATGTCCTGTGCCACCTCGGCGAGGGCCTGTCCAATGCGCAGATCGCCCAGCGGATGTACATGACCGAAGGCACGGTCAAGGCGTACGTGTCCCGGCTGCTGGCGGCCCTGAAGCTGAACAACCGCACCCAGGCGGCGATCCTGGCCCACCATGCCGGCCTGCTGAGCGGGGGCAGCGACGCGGGTGCCTCCGACCCCGACCGGCCAGGACCTGGCCGGGTGCTGGCCTGA
- a CDS encoding Pr6Pr family membrane protein — MSLSTKLEGSAKIGLALLGVAALSASFDRATHTDEGAANWISYFTNLSNLLGAAVLLTGGLALLRGTRPVPDLLRGAATLYLVITGVVYWALLAGTIDANTIIWANNVVHGVIPAAFLADWLLRPPARRIPWTRALPWLAFPLLYLAYSLLRGPHVGWYPYDFLDPREPGGYAHVATWSVIITVAFTGMASLLVLYVNARHKRGGGGGTGVSGRDSRDRDAMTT; from the coding sequence ATGTCTCTAAGCACCAAGCTGGAAGGTTCGGCCAAAATAGGGCTGGCGCTGTTGGGCGTCGCCGCTCTTTCCGCCTCGTTCGATCGGGCGACGCACACCGACGAGGGTGCGGCGAACTGGATCTCCTACTTCACCAATCTCTCCAACCTCCTCGGCGCCGCCGTCCTGCTCACCGGTGGGCTGGCCCTGTTGCGCGGCACCCGGCCGGTTCCCGATCTGCTGCGCGGTGCCGCCACCCTCTATCTGGTGATCACTGGAGTGGTGTACTGGGCCCTGCTCGCCGGGACCATCGACGCGAACACGATCATCTGGGCCAACAACGTGGTGCACGGCGTCATCCCGGCCGCGTTCCTCGCCGACTGGCTGCTGCGTCCTCCGGCGCGCCGCATCCCCTGGACCCGGGCCCTGCCGTGGCTGGCCTTCCCGCTGCTCTACCTCGCCTACTCGCTGCTGCGCGGGCCGCACGTGGGGTGGTACCCGTACGACTTCCTCGACCCCCGCGAGCCGGGCGGCTACGCGCACGTCGCGACCTGGTCGGTGATCATCACGGTGGCCTTCACGGGGATGGCGTCGCTGCTCGTCCTGTACGTCAACGCGCGCCACAAGAGGGGTGGGGGCGGCGGTACCGGTGTCAGCGGGCGCGACAGCCGTGACCGGGACGCGATGACCACCTGA
- a CDS encoding signal peptidase I, whose product MLRKTLSLLGTLLTAVLVVGVIGAAVAWKVQGLRYVPILTGSMAPGMPQGALAVTKPIPHQAVREGMVIAFMPPDPWKPKDGNPVVHRVWRITKSDYGNQLTLETKGDHNDATDPWKIHLNSGIGTYAEVATSLPKAGTVAMAVNRIGPIGLASALLGLFLTAFAVRQLRATARYRSADRRTAGPAPR is encoded by the coding sequence GTGCTCAGGAAGACCCTGAGCCTGCTCGGGACCCTGCTGACCGCGGTGCTCGTCGTGGGCGTGATCGGCGCAGCCGTCGCCTGGAAGGTCCAGGGACTGCGGTACGTCCCGATCCTCACCGGGTCGATGGCACCGGGCATGCCCCAGGGCGCCCTGGCCGTCACCAAGCCGATCCCCCACCAAGCCGTGAGGGAGGGCATGGTGATCGCGTTCATGCCCCCTGACCCGTGGAAGCCGAAGGACGGCAACCCCGTCGTCCACCGCGTCTGGCGCATCACGAAGTCGGACTACGGCAACCAGCTCACCCTGGAGACCAAGGGCGACCACAACGACGCCACCGACCCCTGGAAGATCCACCTCAACTCGGGAATCGGCACGTACGCCGAGGTCGCCACCAGCTTGCCCAAGGCGGGGACCGTCGCGATGGCCGTCAACCGCATCGGACCCATCGGACTCGCGTCAGCACTCCTCGGGCTGTTCCTGACCGCATTCGCCGTCAGGCAACTGCGGGCCACGGCCCGCTATCGGAGCGCTGACCGCCGCACGGCGGGGCCCGCGCCCAGGTGA
- a CDS encoding NAD(P)H-binding protein, producing the protein MPVPSTSTSTSTSTGEPETCDLKTGDVKDEQSVNGGPAALVIGATGTTGSRLTALLTAAGHPVKAASRRAAPVAGAEPVAFDWSDPATHTTALDGVDRLYLVPPPGDPDPAAVMLPFLRLARAAGVRRAVLLSSSAIPEGGPAVGLVHRALPGLFDQWAVLRPSWFMQNFTGTHAHADGIRAHGGIWSATDAGRLGFVDADDIAAVAFHALTDEHAPNTDLVLTGPETLSYDSVAGIIGEVTGQHVTHHRLSYEQMRDRLAAQIPQEFAALLAAMDRAIAEGSEDRVTDAVHRMTGRPARSFRDHVERGRDIR; encoded by the coding sequence ATGCCCGTACCGTCGACCTCCACCTCCACCTCCACCTCCACCGGCGAACCCGAGACCTGCGACCTCAAGACCGGCGACGTCAAGGACGAGCAGTCGGTGAACGGCGGCCCCGCCGCCCTCGTCATCGGCGCCACCGGCACCACCGGCAGCCGCCTCACCGCACTGCTCACGGCCGCCGGCCACCCGGTGAAGGCCGCCAGCCGCCGCGCCGCACCGGTCGCGGGCGCCGAGCCGGTCGCCTTCGACTGGTCCGATCCGGCCACGCACACCACCGCGCTCGACGGAGTCGACCGGCTGTACCTCGTCCCGCCCCCGGGCGACCCCGACCCGGCGGCCGTCATGCTGCCGTTCCTGCGGCTGGCCCGTGCCGCCGGGGTGCGCCGCGCCGTACTCCTGAGCTCCTCGGCCATCCCCGAGGGCGGCCCGGCCGTGGGCCTGGTGCACCGGGCCCTGCCCGGCCTGTTCGACCAGTGGGCGGTGCTGCGGCCCTCCTGGTTCATGCAGAACTTCACCGGCACGCACGCGCACGCCGACGGCATCCGCGCACACGGCGGCATCTGGAGCGCCACCGACGCCGGCCGGCTGGGCTTCGTCGACGCCGACGACATCGCGGCCGTCGCCTTCCACGCCCTCACCGACGAACACGCCCCCAACACCGACCTCGTTCTCACCGGGCCGGAAACACTCAGCTACGACAGCGTCGCCGGCATCATCGGCGAGGTCACCGGACAGCACGTGACGCACCACCGGCTCTCCTACGAGCAGATGCGCGACCGCCTCGCGGCGCAGATCCCGCAGGAATTCGCCGCCCTGCTGGCCGCCATGGACCGGGCCATCGCGGAAGGGTCGGAGGACCGTGTCACCGACGCCGTCCACCGCATGACCGGCCGCCCCGCCCGCTCCTTCCGCGACCACGTGGAGCGAGGACGGGACATACGGTGA
- a CDS encoding restriction endonuclease, producing the protein MSRARRQRLLRRRTGTAAAVLAVSLFVFWQHVWLLVALVVAAILSAGGWFLWRAHRREREGDRTWREQDRRMELERSMTAIDAMSWQDFEQYVAELCRRDGCTGVRVVGGSGDLAADVLGCLPDGRRLVVQVKHYAPHRKVPSGDVQKFVGMAFAEHHADVALFVATCEYSASARQLALKHHIVALNRDLFGSWNSGAPLPSLLGLGGTGAGPEHRRRPRRA; encoded by the coding sequence ATGAGTAGGGCTCGTCGGCAACGACTGCTGCGCCGCCGCACCGGAACCGCTGCAGCAGTGCTCGCCGTCTCCCTGTTCGTCTTCTGGCAGCACGTGTGGCTGCTCGTCGCGCTCGTGGTCGCCGCGATTCTAAGCGCGGGTGGCTGGTTCCTCTGGCGAGCACATCGCAGAGAGCGGGAGGGCGACCGGACCTGGAGGGAGCAGGACCGGCGCATGGAGCTCGAACGTTCCATGACGGCCATCGACGCCATGAGCTGGCAGGACTTCGAGCAGTACGTGGCCGAGCTGTGCCGGCGCGACGGCTGCACCGGGGTACGCGTGGTCGGCGGCTCCGGCGACCTGGCTGCCGACGTCCTGGGCTGCTTGCCCGACGGCCGCAGGCTGGTCGTCCAGGTCAAGCACTACGCTCCCCACCGGAAGGTCCCCAGCGGTGATGTGCAGAAGTTCGTCGGTATGGCGTTTGCCGAACACCACGCGGATGTCGCCCTGTTCGTCGCGACCTGTGAGTACAGCGCCAGCGCCCGCCAGCTCGCGCTCAAACACCACATCGTGGCCCTCAACCGCGACCTGTTCGGATCCTGGAACAGCGGCGCACCTCTTCCTTCCTTGCTTGGCCTCGGAGGAACGGGCGCAGGGCCGGAGCACCGCCGACGGCCGCGCAGGGCATGA
- a CDS encoding sensor histidine kinase, translating to MTVEELGRESVTAGWRPVGTFERLYFAVRAPLRGSRWSGIDVLVVTALVGQTLHIALQRIPGILSAVMPSVAIGILVAGSFLWRRKAPFAVALLSLAGLVFNGARVPVFFALYALAKYGGRRRFSAILCCVAAYIPLTIFMPGGMGIGSVITTESDTEDILSTSVLMALPVLSGLGAAAYEETIQALHARERLLEVERERRVGEEKMAERLALAREMHDVLGHRIAIIALHAGALEMVVRGHRPQGRELARSVGDTARAAMRDLRAVLSTLRGPSEAPTVGSELSDLDELIATVRSSGLDVSFALTSRKAQEDIGRDICLAIYRMIQESLTNVLKYAPDSRVSIILSIDRKTSVCITNTVPGRPVNHPGRQAFPGGGFGLLGLQERVRSLGGTFSAGPTAEGGWRVRALIPGP from the coding sequence ATGACCGTGGAGGAACTCGGACGCGAGAGCGTCACCGCCGGGTGGCGTCCGGTAGGCACGTTCGAGCGGCTCTACTTCGCCGTGCGGGCCCCGCTGCGCGGATCGCGGTGGAGCGGCATCGACGTACTGGTCGTCACCGCGCTGGTCGGCCAGACGCTGCACATCGCCCTCCAGCGGATACCGGGAATCCTGAGCGCTGTCATGCCCAGCGTGGCCATCGGGATCCTGGTGGCCGGCTCCTTCCTCTGGCGCCGGAAGGCTCCTTTTGCGGTGGCCCTGCTGTCGCTGGCAGGGCTCGTGTTCAACGGGGCCCGCGTGCCCGTCTTCTTCGCCCTGTACGCGTTGGCGAAATACGGTGGTCGCCGCCGTTTCAGCGCGATCCTCTGCTGTGTCGCCGCCTACATACCCCTGACCATTTTCATGCCAGGAGGAATGGGGATCGGCTCCGTGATAACCACAGAGAGTGACACGGAGGACATCCTGTCCACGTCCGTGCTGATGGCGCTTCCCGTCCTCAGCGGGCTGGGCGCCGCGGCCTACGAGGAAACGATCCAGGCCCTCCACGCACGGGAAAGGCTTCTCGAAGTGGAACGCGAGCGGCGAGTCGGGGAGGAGAAGATGGCGGAGCGCCTGGCGCTGGCCCGGGAGATGCACGACGTCCTGGGCCACCGCATCGCCATCATCGCCCTGCACGCCGGAGCCCTGGAGATGGTGGTGCGAGGACACCGCCCGCAGGGAAGGGAGCTGGCGCGCTCCGTCGGGGACACGGCGCGAGCCGCCATGCGGGACCTGCGTGCGGTGCTTTCGACCCTTCGGGGCCCCTCCGAGGCTCCGACGGTCGGGAGCGAACTGAGTGACCTGGACGAACTCATCGCCACCGTCCGATCCTCGGGCCTGGACGTATCCTTCGCCCTGACGAGCCGCAAAGCCCAGGAAGACATCGGCCGCGACATCTGTCTCGCCATATATCGCATGATTCAGGAATCCCTGACGAATGTGCTCAAATACGCGCCGGACTCCCGCGTATCCATAATCCTGTCCATTGACCGGAAAACATCCGTCTGCATCACCAATACGGTGCCAGGACGGCCGGTGAACCACCCCGGCAGGCAGGCATTTCCTGGCGGAGGGTTCGGCCTTCTCGGCCTTCAGGAAAGGGTCCGCTCCTTGGGCGGCACCTTCTCCGCCGGACCCACAGCAGAAGGCGGATGGCGGGTACGGGCCCTCATACCCGGCCCCTGA
- a CDS encoding AAA family ATPase produces the protein MLHTVTPPAQHANHRPSGVLPGRERELDAVKALLSPHTAPSTAVLVRGNAGSGKSALLRAVVEEVREEGDTVVSASGDAMESGFAFGVVRQLFEHLVLDEEEGTATSPLSGRAGVAASLLTGSGPERSHGVPYADGQDDELLRGLYWLVVNLAAKGRLLLVVEDLQWADRDSLRWLHFLLRRMANLPVVVLASLGPEAAGDGADTAGAVAQLFRHQLTLRPLDEGAVTAVAAHVLGTEVSPSFAAACRTATGGNLFLLNSLLRALRSAGAPFDARTAGELTRHTPAGVGRAVHGLIRNCGSDALAVAQALVVLDGSADTVLLAGVAALTEGGAQDAVRGLVRAGLMTCTDEEVAFVSPLLASAFAEEVAPSRRQELHARAARLMLAQDAPLESAAAHLRRAPVGVPGAADVLQAAAALAREDSRHGDAVALFRRALREKLDDGSRATALIGLGRTELTFDLSDAINHLQRGLELSRDTAERADAARALSRALCTLDRYSEALAVLRSTSAELRPLDPVQALGLEVDFLYGSVSLPGSAASVRSRLQELRLSDAGQSGAVHPLAALLSLRALMAGEEPEQVVSMARLALDHGMRPDEESTVYLGAIIALGAAGEAELGFSYANAAVDEARTRGSALAYAYAVSARAAMRIRLGQVRECRADAQATLEALGEIGVDRANARSVAAAGALVDALTKQGELEEAAQLEQRWLTGDLQGHWINDHVLLSRGRLRLAQGHVREALADFLLCGHRTTARGLAGAGVLAWRSEAALAHAALGEHEAALTLAREEVSLARQWGVRASEGIALRALGLVTGGAEGLTTLHSAVELLEGTTAKYDYARAAADLGARAREAGDLARARTHLQQAVSVAHEIGATVVAEGALAELRALGDRPRSPAFRGVDALTPTERRVADLAAQGMTNRAIAGHLFVGLRTVEVHLTSVYRKLGINGRPGLAEALTRAI, from the coding sequence GTGCTGCATACGGTCACTCCCCCTGCCCAGCACGCCAACCACCGGCCCTCCGGTGTCCTGCCCGGCAGAGAACGGGAGCTCGACGCCGTCAAGGCGCTGCTCAGCCCGCACACCGCCCCCAGCACGGCCGTACTCGTCCGCGGGAACGCGGGCAGCGGGAAGAGCGCCCTGCTGCGGGCGGTCGTGGAGGAGGTCCGGGAAGAGGGCGACACCGTCGTGTCGGCGTCGGGGGACGCCATGGAGAGCGGATTCGCCTTCGGCGTCGTCCGCCAGCTCTTCGAGCACCTCGTCCTGGACGAGGAGGAGGGAACGGCGACGTCCCCGCTGTCGGGACGCGCCGGAGTGGCCGCCTCCCTGCTGACCGGCTCCGGACCGGAGCGGAGCCACGGTGTCCCGTACGCCGACGGCCAGGACGACGAACTCCTGCGCGGCCTGTACTGGTTGGTGGTGAACCTCGCCGCGAAGGGCAGGCTGCTGCTGGTCGTCGAAGACCTCCAGTGGGCCGACCGCGACTCCCTGCGCTGGCTGCACTTCCTCCTGCGGCGCATGGCGAACCTGCCGGTGGTCGTCCTGGCCTCGCTCGGCCCGGAGGCCGCCGGTGACGGCGCGGACACGGCGGGGGCGGTGGCGCAGCTCTTCCGGCACCAGCTCACCCTGCGCCCGCTCGACGAGGGCGCCGTCACGGCCGTGGCCGCGCACGTCCTGGGCACGGAGGTGTCACCGTCCTTCGCCGCCGCGTGCCGCACCGCGACGGGCGGGAACCTGTTCCTTCTCAACTCCCTTTTGCGCGCGCTGCGTTCCGCGGGTGCGCCGTTCGACGCCCGGACCGCGGGCGAACTCACTCGGCACACCCCTGCCGGAGTGGGACGCGCCGTGCACGGCCTGATCAGGAACTGCGGTTCCGACGCACTCGCGGTGGCCCAGGCGTTGGTGGTGCTCGACGGGTCCGCCGACACCGTGCTCCTCGCCGGGGTGGCGGCACTGACCGAGGGAGGGGCCCAGGACGCCGTGCGGGGCCTCGTCCGGGCCGGGTTGATGACGTGTACCGACGAAGAGGTGGCCTTCGTGAGCCCTCTCTTGGCCTCCGCCTTCGCTGAAGAGGTCGCGCCCAGCCGGCGCCAGGAACTGCACGCCCGGGCAGCGCGTCTGATGCTCGCCCAGGACGCCCCGCTGGAGAGCGCGGCGGCCCACCTCCGCCGGGCGCCCGTGGGGGTGCCCGGCGCGGCCGACGTCCTCCAGGCGGCGGCAGCGCTCGCCCGGGAGGACTCCCGCCACGGGGACGCCGTCGCCCTGTTCCGGCGCGCCCTGCGCGAGAAGCTCGACGACGGCTCCCGGGCCACCGCACTGATCGGCCTCGGCCGGACGGAACTCACCTTCGACCTGTCCGATGCCATCAACCACCTCCAGCGCGGCCTCGAACTGTCCCGGGACACGGCGGAACGGGCGGACGCCGCCCGCGCCCTGTCCCGGGCGCTCTGCACACTGGACCGCTACTCCGAGGCGCTGGCGGTGCTCCGGAGCACCAGTGCGGAGCTGCGCCCGCTGGATCCCGTACAGGCTCTGGGACTGGAGGTGGACTTCCTGTACGGCAGCGTGTCCCTGCCCGGCTCGGCCGCGTCCGTACGCTCCCGGCTCCAGGAGCTCCGGCTCTCCGACGCCGGGCAGAGCGGCGCGGTGCATCCGCTGGCCGCCCTGCTCAGCCTGCGCGCCCTGATGGCGGGCGAGGAGCCCGAGCAGGTCGTCTCCATGGCCCGGCTGGCCCTGGACCACGGGATGCGCCCCGACGAGGAGTCCACCGTCTACCTGGGCGCCATCATCGCCCTCGGGGCAGCGGGAGAGGCGGAGTTGGGCTTCTCGTACGCCAACGCCGCCGTCGACGAGGCACGCACCCGGGGCTCGGCCCTCGCCTACGCGTACGCCGTCAGTGCCCGCGCGGCCATGCGCATCCGGCTCGGGCAGGTGCGGGAGTGCCGGGCCGACGCCCAGGCCACGTTGGAGGCGCTCGGCGAGATCGGTGTGGACCGCGCCAACGCCCGCAGTGTCGCCGCCGCCGGCGCCCTCGTGGACGCGCTCACCAAACAGGGCGAGTTGGAGGAGGCCGCACAGCTCGAACAGCGCTGGCTCACCGGTGACCTCCAGGGGCATTGGATCAACGATCACGTGCTGTTGTCGCGCGGACGTCTGCGGCTGGCCCAGGGCCATGTACGAGAGGCCCTGGCCGACTTCCTCCTCTGCGGGCACCGGACCACCGCGCGAGGACTCGCGGGGGCGGGCGTGCTGGCCTGGCGCTCGGAGGCCGCCCTGGCACACGCCGCCCTGGGCGAGCACGAGGCCGCTCTGACGCTGGCGCGGGAGGAGGTGTCGCTCGCCCGCCAATGGGGCGTTCGCGCGTCCGAGGGCATCGCGCTGCGGGCGCTGGGCCTGGTCACCGGCGGCGCCGAAGGACTCACCACGCTGCACTCGGCGGTCGAGCTGCTCGAAGGAACGACGGCCAAGTACGACTACGCCCGAGCCGCCGCGGACCTCGGCGCCCGAGCGCGCGAGGCCGGGGACCTCGCGCGGGCGCGTACCCACTTGCAGCAGGCCGTCAGCGTCGCACACGAGATCGGCGCGACCGTCGTGGCGGAGGGTGCGCTGGCCGAACTCCGGGCGCTGGGCGACCGGCCGCGCAGCCCGGCCTTCCGCGGAGTGGACGCCCTGACACCCACCGAGCGGCGCGTGGCGGACCTCGCCGCCCAGGGCATGACCAACCGGGCCATCGCCGGGCACCTCTTCGTGGGTCTGCGCACGGTGGAGGTACACCTCACCAGTGTCTACCGCAAGCTCGGCATCAACGGCCGCCCCGGACTCGCCGAGGCGCTGACCCGGGCGATCTGA
- the glsA gene encoding glutaminase A produces MRSDGAGAAGDPGSVRDLFDSFKKDADGRISRVEIATRLQQSGIAPDDPRVKEGWTSPGDSEGDAGRLDLAQFAALCERNGRLLARAITGDLVIPDFPSFVADIGEIYERLVPERGGAVADYIPQLERVAPDQFAISVCTVDGQRFSIGDAGVPFCVQSVCKPINYCLTLERHGADVVHQHVGREPSGLGFNELTVNSHGLPHNPMINSGAIMSCSLIEPSLDIADRYDFVAETWRRLAGGGSVGFNNAVYLSERQTADRNFALGYFMREHGAFPEGTDLTETLEFYFQCCSVELDSTALASVAATLANGGTVPLSGDRVFSTDSVQKCLSLMSSCGMYDYSGEFAFTIGLPAKSGVSGGLLLVVPQVMGIAIWSPRLDRLGNSVRGIEFCRQLVEKYNFHVYDSLVSGDSKGKRDPRLKKDQTAIEGTIRLLWSASKGDLDGVRTSLASGVPASAADYDGRTALHLAASEGHLPVVAHLLEQGADVRAVDRWGGTPLSDAESSGHSPVLDALKRASSALAAVPGTARKPA; encoded by the coding sequence ATGCGGAGCGATGGCGCCGGGGCAGCCGGTGATCCCGGCAGCGTCCGGGACCTCTTCGACTCGTTCAAGAAGGACGCGGACGGCCGCATCTCCCGCGTGGAGATCGCGACACGGCTCCAGCAGTCCGGCATCGCTCCGGACGATCCGCGCGTCAAGGAGGGCTGGACGTCGCCGGGAGACTCCGAGGGCGACGCGGGGCGTCTGGACCTGGCGCAGTTCGCGGCGCTCTGCGAGCGCAACGGCCGGCTGCTGGCCCGTGCCATCACCGGGGACCTCGTCATTCCCGACTTCCCTTCGTTCGTCGCGGACATCGGCGAGATCTACGAGCGGCTGGTGCCCGAACGGGGCGGCGCCGTCGCCGACTACATCCCCCAGCTCGAAAGGGTGGCACCGGACCAGTTCGCCATATCCGTGTGCACGGTGGACGGGCAGCGGTTCTCCATCGGTGATGCCGGGGTGCCCTTCTGCGTCCAGTCGGTCTGCAAGCCGATCAACTACTGCCTCACGCTGGAGAGGCACGGCGCCGACGTCGTCCACCAGCACGTGGGCCGGGAGCCCAGCGGACTCGGCTTCAACGAACTGACCGTCAACAGCCACGGGCTGCCGCACAACCCGATGATCAACTCGGGCGCCATCATGAGTTGTTCACTCATCGAGCCGTCCCTCGACATCGCCGACCGCTACGACTTCGTGGCGGAGACGTGGCGGCGTCTGGCGGGCGGTGGGTCCGTCGGGTTCAACAACGCCGTCTACCTGTCGGAGCGGCAGACGGCCGACCGCAACTTCGCCCTCGGGTACTTCATGCGCGAGCACGGGGCCTTCCCGGAGGGCACCGATCTGACCGAGACCCTGGAGTTCTACTTCCAGTGCTGCTCGGTCGAGCTCGACTCCACGGCCCTGGCATCGGTCGCCGCCACCTTGGCCAACGGGGGGACGGTGCCGCTCTCGGGCGACCGCGTCTTCTCCACCGACTCGGTGCAGAAGTGCCTGTCGCTGATGTCCTCGTGCGGGATGTACGACTACTCCGGCGAGTTCGCCTTCACCATCGGCCTCCCCGCCAAGAGCGGTGTGTCGGGCGGTCTGCTGCTGGTCGTCCCGCAGGTGATGGGAATCGCCATCTGGTCGCCGCGGCTGGACCGTCTGGGCAACTCCGTGCGGGGCATCGAGTTCTGCAGGCAACTGGTCGAGAAGTACAACTTCCACGTGTACGACTCCCTCGTGAGCGGTGACTCCAAGGGCAAGCGGGACCCCCGGCTCAAGAAGGACCAGACGGCCATCGAGGGCACCATCCGCCTGCTGTGGTCGGCGAGCAAGGGCGATCTCGACGGCGTGCGGACCTCTCTGGCCTCGGGGGTTCCCGCGTCGGCCGCCGACTACGACGGGCGCACGGCACTCCATCTGGCGGCCTCCGAAGGGCACCTTCCCGTCGTCGCCCATCTGCTGGAGCAAGGAGCCGATGTCCGCGCCGTCGACCGGTGGGGCGGAACACCCCTGTCCGACGCGGAGAGCAGCGGGCACTCCCCCGTACTCGACGCGCTGAAGCGGGCGAGCAGTGCCCTCGCGGCGGTGCCCGGCACCGCCAGGAAGCCCGCCTGA
- a CDS encoding TetR/AcrR family transcriptional regulator produces MAERAPRKDAVRNRAAVLAAADTLFARHGSPGDLTMGDIAEAAGVGKGTLFRAFGDRAGLLRELYAARLQPLWEAVESGPSPLGPGTPPRERVPALLDALLCFKLDNRSLALALEEGGSGSSPYRADHYERWREVLSAALAEIPGLAESDFTAHVLLAAVRADLVEHLAGSEGVPRESLRARLAGFTAQLIGSGRPPGVPADG; encoded by the coding sequence ATGGCTGAGCGCGCACCCCGCAAGGACGCCGTACGCAACCGAGCGGCCGTGCTGGCAGCCGCCGACACCCTCTTCGCCCGCCACGGGAGCCCCGGGGACCTCACGATGGGCGACATCGCGGAAGCGGCCGGGGTGGGCAAGGGAACGCTCTTCCGTGCCTTCGGTGACCGGGCCGGACTGCTGCGCGAGCTGTACGCGGCGCGGCTCCAGCCTCTGTGGGAGGCCGTCGAGTCCGGGCCGTCGCCGCTCGGGCCCGGCACCCCGCCGCGGGAGCGCGTCCCCGCGCTGCTCGACGCGCTGCTGTGCTTCAAGCTCGACAACCGGAGCCTCGCGCTCGCCCTGGAGGAGGGGGGCAGCGGGAGCAGCCCGTACCGGGCGGACCACTACGAGCGGTGGCGAGAGGTGCTGAGTGCCGCACTGGCCGAGATCCCCGGCCTCGCCGAGAGCGACTTCACCGCGCATGTGCTGCTGGCGGCCGTACGGGCCGACCTCGTCGAGCACTTGGCCGGGAGCGAGGGGGTGCCGCGCGAGTCCTTGCGGGCGCGGCTGGCCGGGTTCACGGCCCAGCTGATCGGTTCGGGCCGCCCGCCGGGTGTGCCGGCGGACGGCTGA